The proteins below come from a single Polynucleobacter necessarius genomic window:
- a CDS encoding 3-deoxy-7-phosphoheptulonate synthase — MSQQNTNPANWYSAVDKTSDTDDQRIDNISVLPPPEHLIRFFPISGTPTEALISKTRKKTRDIIHGKDDRLLVIIGPCSIHDSRAALKYCQRLLGERERFSGELEIVMRVYFEKPRTTVGWKGLINDPYLDESYRIEEGLRLARQVLMEINRLGMPAGSEFLDVISPQYIADLISWGAIGARTTESQVHRELASGLSAPIGFKNGTDGNIKIATDAILAAGRPHHFLSVHKNGQVSVVETKGNKDCHVILRGGKEPNYEAKFVQAACSKLEAGKLHGSLMVDLSHANSSKKHERQIVVADDVAQQIESGSNQIFGVMIESHLNDGAQKFTPGKDDPRKLEYGKSITDACINWDDSVQVLERLAAAVKKRRSKKK; from the coding sequence ATGAGCCAACAAAATACAAATCCCGCAAATTGGTACTCTGCTGTTGATAAAACATCGGATACCGACGATCAACGCATTGACAATATTTCAGTTCTGCCACCGCCAGAACACTTGATCCGTTTTTTTCCTATTTCTGGAACACCAACAGAAGCCCTCATCAGCAAAACTCGCAAAAAGACTCGCGACATCATTCATGGCAAAGATGATCGTCTGCTCGTCATCATTGGGCCATGCTCAATTCATGATTCAAGAGCTGCACTAAAGTATTGCCAACGGCTTTTGGGTGAGCGTGAGCGTTTTTCCGGTGAATTAGAAATCGTGATGCGCGTTTATTTTGAAAAACCACGCACTACCGTTGGCTGGAAGGGTTTAATTAATGACCCCTACCTTGATGAGTCTTATCGCATCGAAGAAGGTTTGCGACTTGCTCGCCAAGTCTTAATGGAGATCAATCGCCTTGGTATGCCTGCAGGCAGTGAATTCTTAGATGTTATTTCTCCGCAATACATTGCCGATCTCATCTCATGGGGCGCGATTGGTGCTCGCACGACAGAAAGTCAAGTTCATCGTGAATTAGCTTCTGGTCTCTCTGCACCGATCGGATTTAAAAATGGTACCGATGGCAATATTAAGATTGCAACTGACGCCATTTTGGCAGCGGGTCGCCCACACCACTTTTTATCCGTTCATAAAAACGGTCAGGTATCGGTTGTAGAAACCAAAGGCAATAAAGACTGCCACGTTATTTTGCGTGGCGGTAAAGAGCCGAACTATGAAGCAAAATTTGTTCAGGCAGCCTGCTCCAAGCTCGAGGCTGGCAAGCTTCATGGCAGTTTGATGGTTGATTTATCTCACGCCAATTCCAGCAAAAAACATGAGCGTCAAATCGTAGTTGCAGATGATGTTGCTCAACAAATTGAGTCTGGATCAAATCAGATTTTTGGCGTCATGATTGAAAGCCATCTCAATGATGGTGCTCAGAAATTTACGCCAGGCAAAGATGACCCCAGAAAACTGGAGTATGGAAAAAGTATCACCGATGCCTGTATCAATTGGGACGATTCAGTGCAAGTACTCGAGCGTCTTGCGGCCGCAGTTAAAAAACGCAGAAGTAAGAAAAAGTAA
- a CDS encoding FAD-linked oxidase C-terminal domain-containing protein, with amino-acid sequence MVTTPPDIAAIGALQSKLVSALRPILPGHALLWEPEDTIPYECDGLAAYRRMPLAVALPETEEQVAKILRVCFEMQIPVVPRGSRTGLSGGAMPISQGLVLSLAKLKKIISIVPFTRTAVVQPGVRNLAISEAVAHLGLYYAPDPSSQIACSIGGNVNENSGGVHCLKYGLTLHNVLRVRGVLMNGDVVEFGSLAPDSPGLDLMAIMMGSEGMLAVVTEVTVKLVAKPKLARVIMANFDDIEKGGNAVAAIIAAGIIPAGLEMMDKAATRAVEEFVHAGYDLDAAAMLPGCESDGTPEEVAEEIERMTKVLEQSGASGIQISKDETERLKFWSGRKNAFPAAGRLAPDYYCMDGTIPRRHIATLLKRIQGMEEKYGLGCLNVFHAGDGNMHPLILFNGADQEEWHRAEEFGTEILEACVELGGAITGEHGVGIEKINSICVQFGGGERESFWGVKAEFDPEKLLNPDKATPTLNRCAEYGRMRISGGKLPHPELERF; translated from the coding sequence ATGGTGACCACACCCCCCGATATTGCAGCAATTGGCGCCCTTCAGTCCAAACTGGTATCGGCTTTGCGCCCGATCCTTCCAGGGCATGCCTTACTCTGGGAGCCGGAGGACACGATTCCGTATGAATGTGATGGTCTTGCGGCATATCGTCGGATGCCTCTAGCGGTTGCCCTTCCAGAGACAGAAGAACAAGTCGCCAAGATTTTGAGAGTTTGTTTTGAGATGCAAATACCGGTTGTCCCACGCGGATCCAGAACGGGCTTATCGGGTGGTGCCATGCCAATTTCTCAAGGTCTAGTGCTATCACTCGCCAAACTCAAAAAAATTATCAGTATTGTTCCCTTTACGAGAACAGCCGTTGTGCAACCAGGTGTTCGCAATCTAGCTATTTCTGAAGCAGTCGCTCACCTCGGTTTGTATTACGCCCCAGATCCTTCTTCTCAAATTGCGTGCTCGATTGGCGGAAATGTTAATGAAAACTCTGGTGGCGTGCACTGTTTAAAGTATGGCTTGACCTTGCATAACGTTTTGCGAGTACGTGGCGTACTTATGAACGGCGATGTTGTCGAATTTGGCAGTCTAGCGCCAGACTCACCAGGCTTAGATTTAATGGCCATCATGATGGGCAGTGAAGGCATGTTGGCAGTGGTTACTGAAGTTACTGTGAAATTAGTTGCCAAGCCAAAACTAGCCCGCGTCATTATGGCCAACTTTGACGATATTGAAAAAGGTGGAAATGCTGTTGCCGCCATCATTGCCGCAGGCATTATTCCTGCGGGCCTGGAGATGATGGATAAAGCCGCCACTCGCGCCGTTGAAGAATTCGTACACGCTGGGTATGACCTTGATGCTGCAGCCATGTTGCCTGGTTGTGAATCGGACGGCACACCAGAAGAGGTTGCCGAAGAAATAGAACGCATGACCAAGGTGCTCGAACAATCTGGCGCAAGCGGTATTCAGATTTCTAAAGATGAGACTGAGCGCTTAAAATTTTGGAGCGGCCGCAAAAACGCTTTCCCTGCTGCAGGTCGCTTAGCGCCAGATTACTACTGCATGGATGGAACGATTCCCCGCCGACACATTGCAACTCTGTTAAAGCGTATTCAAGGTATGGAAGAAAAATACGGTTTGGGATGTTTGAATGTATTTCATGCAGGGGATGGCAATATGCATCCGCTCATTTTATTTAATGGCGCCGATCAGGAAGAATGGCATCGCGCGGAAGAATTCGGCACTGAAATTTTGGAAGCCTGTGTTGAACTCGGCGGCGCCATCACTGGCGAACATGGCGTTGGAATCGAAAAAATCAACTCCATATGCGTGCAATTTGGAGGGGGTGAACGGGAATCCTTTTGGGGTGTCAAAGCCGAATTTGATCCGGAGAAATTGCTTAACCCTGACAAGGCCACCCCAACCTTAAACCGTTGCGCAGAATATGGGCGCATGCGGATCAGTGGCGGGAAGTTACCCCATCCTGAATTGGAGCGTTTTTAA
- the glcE gene encoding glycolate oxidase subunit GlcE, producing MAATSSTIEGFREQILNAAKNKVPLSIEGGGTKSWYGNPNSFTKLDTRAYLGILEYQPEELVITACAGTPLKEIETALAEKNQVLAFEPPHFGEHATFGGAIASGLAGPGRISVGNFRDFVLGTRILDGKGQDLSFGGKVMKNVAGYDVSRLIPGSMGTLSLLLEASVKVLPKPAATSTLRCQISQAKALEILNTWAGQPLPLSASCWIGDDHKDGELTFRLSGAAAAVKAAIPLMSSLVNAHEISLEGRLNKSSIIQFSDGIGTFCAPSAAKQHSAQDSGHRVKRYRNQPIHTLDLKRNILARC from the coding sequence ATGGCCGCAACCAGTTCAACTATTGAAGGATTTCGTGAGCAGATTCTTAATGCCGCTAAGAATAAAGTGCCCCTTTCTATTGAGGGTGGTGGCACTAAATCTTGGTATGGAAATCCCAACTCCTTCACAAAACTAGATACCCGCGCATACCTTGGTATTTTGGAATACCAACCTGAAGAGTTGGTGATCACCGCTTGTGCGGGCACTCCGCTAAAAGAGATCGAAACGGCTCTTGCAGAAAAAAATCAGGTGTTAGCTTTTGAACCGCCTCACTTTGGTGAGCATGCTACGTTTGGCGGCGCCATTGCCTCAGGATTGGCGGGTCCTGGTCGAATTAGTGTTGGCAATTTTCGAGACTTTGTTTTAGGCACTCGTATTCTGGATGGCAAGGGACAGGACCTTTCCTTTGGCGGCAAAGTAATGAAGAACGTTGCCGGCTATGATGTATCGCGTTTGATACCAGGATCGATGGGAACCTTATCCCTTCTCCTAGAAGCATCCGTCAAGGTATTGCCCAAGCCTGCCGCGACTTCAACACTACGTTGTCAAATTTCTCAGGCAAAAGCTTTGGAAATTCTGAACACTTGGGCTGGTCAACCTCTGCCACTATCCGCAAGCTGCTGGATTGGGGATGACCACAAAGATGGTGAGCTCACCTTTCGTCTTTCTGGCGCAGCAGCTGCAGTAAAGGCTGCGATTCCATTGATGAGCTCGCTGGTTAATGCACACGAAATTTCCCTTGAAGGAAGGCTTAACAAATCCAGCATCATTCAATTCAGCGATGGCATTGGGACGTTTTGTGCGCCCTCTGCTGCCAAGCAGCATTCAGCGCAAGATTCCGGTCACAGAGTAAAGCGTTATCGCAATCAACCGATCCATACGCTCGACCTCAAGCGCAACATACTCGCAAGATGCTGA
- a CDS encoding heterodisulfide reductase-related iron-sulfur binding cluster, giving the protein MLPNINSVTARVLDALKIQLISAPNATCCGALRYHLNDQDGGLSNAKQNIDAWWPLVEQGVGVIVMTASSCGVMVKDYGHLLANDPIYAHKAKKISELTKDIAEILPTLQSKLVDLIGADQKPGVVCHPPCTLQHSQQILGKVEGLLISLGISVRLCNDNHLCCGSAGTYSVTQPELSERSFV; this is encoded by the coding sequence ATGCTGCCAAATATCAATTCCGTTACTGCGCGTGTGTTGGATGCTCTTAAGATTCAACTCATCAGCGCTCCCAACGCCACCTGTTGCGGTGCATTGCGTTATCACCTCAATGACCAAGATGGGGGTTTAAGCAATGCCAAACAAAATATTGATGCTTGGTGGCCACTAGTTGAACAAGGGGTTGGAGTTATTGTGATGACAGCTTCTAGCTGCGGGGTCATGGTGAAGGACTACGGTCACTTATTAGCAAATGACCCAATTTATGCCCATAAAGCAAAAAAAATTTCTGAATTAACCAAAGATATTGCAGAAATTTTGCCAACGTTGCAAAGCAAACTAGTAGATCTCATTGGTGCAGATCAGAAACCTGGAGTGGTTTGCCACCCGCCTTGCACCCTGCAGCATAGCCAACAAATTCTGGGCAAAGTTGAAGGTCTCTTGATAAGCTTAGGCATTAGCGTACGACTCTGTAACGATAACCATCTTTGCTGTGGCTCAGCTGGCACATACTCCGTTACTCAACCTGAGCTCTCCGAGCGCAGCTTCGTATGA
- a CDS encoding YggS family pyridoxal phosphate-dependent enzyme, which produces MNSIVVNLIQVRNRIELAALAAKREPEEIELLAVSKTFPASAVEEAMHAGQSAFGENYVQEGVEKIIQLEKLRPWLVWHFIGPLQSNKTREVAEHFDWMHSIDRLKIAERLSAQRAEFPELAELQLCVQVNVSEEESKSGVPLSEAQELCDAISKLPNVVLRGLMAIPAPSPNPQVQRDAFAAVRDCFQKIQSNRAMNPGYLFFDTLSMGMSDDLEAAITEGSTMVRVGTAIFGKRDKITK; this is translated from the coding sequence ATGAACTCAATTGTCGTCAATCTCATTCAGGTCAGAAATCGCATAGAGCTGGCAGCCCTGGCAGCAAAACGTGAGCCCGAAGAAATTGAACTGCTTGCCGTCAGTAAAACGTTTCCAGCATCCGCTGTAGAGGAGGCAATGCACGCCGGACAGTCGGCTTTTGGTGAAAACTATGTACAGGAAGGCGTCGAGAAGATTATCCAACTCGAAAAACTGCGGCCCTGGTTAGTTTGGCATTTTATTGGGCCACTACAAAGCAATAAGACCCGAGAGGTTGCCGAGCATTTTGACTGGATGCACAGCATTGATCGTCTCAAGATTGCCGAACGTCTCTCAGCACAACGCGCAGAATTTCCAGAGTTAGCGGAGTTACAACTGTGCGTTCAGGTCAATGTCAGCGAAGAAGAAAGCAAAAGCGGTGTGCCACTCAGTGAAGCGCAAGAACTTTGCGATGCCATTAGTAAACTACCCAATGTGGTTTTACGAGGATTAATGGCTATTCCAGCCCCAAGCCCTAATCCCCAAGTTCAACGGGATGCTTTTGCGGCGGTTCGGGACTGTTTTCAGAAGATCCAGTCTAACCGTGCCATGAACCCTGGCTACCTATTTTTTGATACCCTTTCCATGGGTATGTCAGATGATCTAGAGGCTGCGATCACAGAAGGCAGCACAATGGTTAGAGTAGGAACTGCCATTTTTGGGAAGCGCGACAAGATTACCAAATGA
- the proC gene encoding pyrroline-5-carboxylate reductase codes for MSSQQNMQNKSNAHITFVGGGNMGRALISGLLNNGFEPNQISVVEANATTALKLYKDFGVQGIGALEQIAFDFSKNNVVVMAIKPQDFNVVAKGLASKLKHATAPGPLILSIAASIRLKDMSRWLDHTRCVRAMPNTPALIGKGITGLFADAAVDTSDRTLAETICNAVGQTVWVSDEKLMDAVTAVSGSGPAYVFAFIKAMQSAGEKLGLDAKTARKLAYATLEGATQLAHNSDEHAGVLCERVTSKGGTTAAALDMMQQHGWHEILEKAIDAASQRGKTMGDELGKN; via the coding sequence ATGAGCTCACAACAAAATATGCAGAACAAAAGCAATGCCCACATTACTTTTGTAGGTGGGGGGAATATGGGGCGCGCCTTAATCAGTGGCCTTTTAAATAATGGCTTTGAGCCAAACCAAATTTCGGTAGTGGAAGCGAATGCCACAACTGCTTTAAAGCTTTATAAGGATTTTGGCGTTCAAGGAATTGGCGCACTTGAGCAAATTGCTTTTGATTTCTCAAAAAATAATGTTGTCGTAATGGCAATTAAGCCGCAGGACTTTAATGTTGTTGCCAAAGGATTAGCCTCCAAACTTAAACATGCAACCGCACCTGGGCCACTCATCCTGAGTATTGCTGCAAGCATTCGACTCAAGGACATGAGCCGCTGGCTTGATCACACCCGCTGCGTGCGCGCAATGCCAAATACTCCCGCACTTATTGGAAAAGGGATTACTGGCCTATTTGCCGATGCCGCAGTGGATACATCGGATCGCACTCTTGCTGAAACGATTTGCAATGCCGTCGGTCAAACCGTTTGGGTATCTGATGAAAAATTAATGGATGCTGTTACTGCTGTATCTGGTAGCGGCCCAGCGTATGTGTTTGCCTTTATCAAAGCAATGCAATCCGCTGGTGAAAAGCTTGGTCTTGATGCAAAAACTGCTCGCAAACTTGCCTACGCAACACTCGAAGGAGCCACGCAACTCGCCCATAACTCCGATGAGCATGCCGGCGTCCTGTGTGAACGCGTTACCTCCAAAGGAGGCACAACGGCTGCTGCACTGGACATGATGCAGCAACATGGCTGGCATGAAATTCTGGAAAAGGCGATTGACGCCGCCAGTCAACGGGGTAAAACCATGGGTGACGAGTTGGGCAAAAACTAA
- the ubiA gene encoding 4-hydroxybenzoate octaprenyltransferase, with protein sequence MSFSDRLRAYAYLIRLDKPIGTLLLLWPTLWALWLASSGIPDPQILLIFVVGTFLMRSAGCAMNDYADRDFDRYVQRTQGRSVTSGKISGKEAISVAVILALMAFLLTQPLNLYTKQLSVLALIVAFIYPFTKRFFAMPQAVLGIAFGFGIPMAYAAILNFIPLEAWILFIGNLFWAIAYDTAYAMVDREDDLRLGLRTSAITFGKYDVIAIGTSYAILFITQLWVAQLADLSNYFLVGWVMALGCAIYHMKLVATRKREECFLAFRHNNWLGGFLFFGIVLGLSLN encoded by the coding sequence ATGTCCTTTAGTGATCGTCTTCGCGCCTATGCTTATTTAATTCGCTTAGATAAGCCTATCGGCACTCTGCTCTTGCTATGGCCAACGCTATGGGCTCTGTGGCTAGCTAGCAGTGGTATTCCAGACCCCCAAATTTTGTTAATTTTTGTAGTGGGCACATTCTTAATGCGTAGCGCGGGCTGCGCCATGAATGATTATGCGGATCGTGATTTTGATCGCTATGTACAGAGAACCCAAGGGCGCTCAGTCACAAGCGGAAAAATCTCTGGTAAGGAGGCGATTAGCGTCGCAGTCATACTAGCTTTGATGGCTTTTTTGCTCACTCAACCCTTGAATCTTTATACAAAGCAGCTCTCAGTGTTGGCGCTGATAGTAGCCTTTATTTACCCATTCACAAAACGCTTTTTTGCGATGCCTCAAGCGGTACTTGGAATTGCATTTGGCTTCGGTATTCCGATGGCTTATGCGGCTATATTGAACTTTATCCCCTTAGAAGCTTGGATTCTATTTATTGGCAATCTATTTTGGGCGATAGCCTATGACACGGCGTATGCAATGGTCGATCGCGAGGACGATCTACGTCTGGGTTTGCGAACATCAGCAATTACTTTTGGAAAATATGATGTGATCGCTATTGGTACGAGTTACGCCATTCTGTTCATTACTCAGTTGTGGGTAGCTCAACTTGCCGACTTAAGTAATTATTTTTTGGTAGGCTGGGTGATGGCACTGGGGTGCGCTATTTACCACATGAAACTTGTTGCTACTCGAAAGCGGGAAGAGTGTTTCCTAGCATTTCGTCATAACAATTGGCTGGGCGGATTTTTATTTTTTGGGATTGTATTGGGCCTTAGCCTGAATTAA
- the recG gene encoding ATP-dependent DNA helicase RecG codes for MTTKQAPNTLQKMGLNSPMALALHLPSRYEDGTELATIEECLVQGRFHSIQTQGVVIRNQALFRPRRQMLVTIEDDTAILQLRFLNFYPSQQKQMAIGAHLRVRGDVREGFQGPEMVHPAVKAVAPDAPLPKSLTPVYPASAGVSQAAIRKAVTQALRESSLQDSLAEFLPKKLMAELLPSNDWPTLQSAITYLHQPPADADTQALLDRTHAAWRRVQFEELLAQQISLKRAHAIRRERHAPSFSDGKRLNSLEDRLLKVLPFELTNSQTKVWGEIASDLSKAFPMNRLLQGDVGSGKTVIAALAAARVMEHEFQAAIMAPTEILAEQHYLKMMEWFEPLGIQVVWLSGSLKAKEKRLAQEQIETGVAQLIIGTHALIQETVRFAMLGLAVIDEQHRFGVRQRLEIQQRVGSELFYCHQLMMSATPIPRTLAMTYYADLDVSVIDELPPGRKPITTKVVKDGRRDEVIQGLQSWLSKGLQAYWVCPLIEGSEALQLQTAVESFEQLTQALPEFKVGLVHGRLKAEEKAAVMAAFKTNEIQLLVATTVIEVGVDVPNAALMVIEHAERFSYAQIHQLRGRVGRGTTDSVCILMYSEPLSIAAKERLQTLRETSDGFVIAERDLSLRGPGELLGAKQSGDAMLRFVDLQRDAWLIELAQRAADRLLAEHADIVGRRLERWLGSRAEFLKA; via the coding sequence ATGACTACGAAGCAAGCGCCAAATACTCTCCAAAAGATGGGATTAAACAGCCCCATGGCTCTTGCTTTGCACCTACCGTCGCGCTATGAGGATGGGACCGAGTTGGCGACGATCGAAGAATGCCTAGTGCAAGGACGATTTCATTCCATTCAGACTCAAGGGGTGGTGATTCGTAATCAGGCGCTCTTTCGACCAAGACGGCAGATGCTCGTCACGATTGAGGATGACACTGCAATCTTGCAATTACGCTTTCTGAATTTTTATCCTAGTCAACAAAAGCAGATGGCAATCGGGGCACATCTTCGCGTACGAGGAGATGTGCGTGAAGGTTTTCAAGGTCCCGAGATGGTTCACCCTGCTGTCAAAGCAGTTGCTCCCGATGCGCCCTTGCCAAAAAGTTTGACACCGGTCTATCCAGCTAGCGCTGGAGTGTCGCAGGCAGCCATTCGGAAAGCGGTGACGCAAGCCTTACGCGAATCCAGTTTGCAGGATAGTTTGGCGGAATTCTTGCCAAAGAAGTTGATGGCTGAATTATTGCCAAGTAATGACTGGCCAACTCTCCAATCAGCAATTACGTATCTTCACCAACCTCCAGCTGACGCAGATACCCAAGCCCTATTGGATCGAACGCACGCCGCATGGCGTCGGGTACAGTTTGAAGAGCTTCTGGCTCAGCAAATCTCCCTAAAGCGAGCCCACGCAATTCGGAGAGAGCGACACGCTCCAAGCTTTAGTGACGGTAAGAGGCTTAATAGCCTAGAAGATCGCTTGTTGAAGGTATTGCCATTTGAACTAACAAACTCTCAAACAAAAGTCTGGGGTGAAATTGCTTCGGACCTGTCAAAGGCTTTTCCGATGAATCGTCTATTGCAAGGAGATGTGGGGAGCGGGAAGACGGTAATTGCCGCATTGGCAGCGGCTCGTGTGATGGAGCACGAATTTCAAGCTGCCATTATGGCCCCCACAGAAATATTAGCCGAGCAACACTATTTAAAGATGATGGAGTGGTTTGAGCCCTTGGGCATACAAGTGGTCTGGTTATCCGGGAGCCTGAAAGCAAAAGAAAAACGCTTAGCGCAAGAGCAAATTGAAACTGGCGTTGCTCAGCTAATTATTGGAACGCATGCCCTGATTCAGGAAACTGTCCGCTTTGCTATGTTAGGCTTGGCGGTGATTGATGAACAGCATCGTTTTGGTGTTCGTCAGCGCTTAGAAATCCAGCAGCGCGTCGGCTCTGAGCTGTTCTATTGTCACCAACTCATGATGTCTGCTACTCCCATACCTCGGACATTGGCTATGACGTATTACGCTGACTTGGATGTATCGGTTATCGACGAATTGCCTCCAGGCCGTAAGCCGATTACAACTAAGGTTGTAAAAGATGGTCGTCGCGACGAAGTGATTCAAGGATTGCAAAGTTGGCTATCCAAAGGGTTACAAGCATATTGGGTTTGTCCATTAATTGAAGGGTCCGAGGCTTTGCAGTTACAAACTGCCGTTGAGAGCTTTGAACAGCTAACGCAGGCTTTACCAGAATTTAAAGTTGGCCTCGTGCATGGACGACTTAAGGCAGAAGAGAAGGCTGCTGTGATGGCCGCGTTTAAAACCAATGAGATCCAACTTTTAGTGGCTACGACCGTGATTGAAGTTGGGGTTGATGTTCCGAATGCTGCTTTAATGGTGATTGAGCATGCCGAACGTTTTAGTTACGCACAGATTCATCAATTGAGAGGGCGTGTTGGGCGTGGAACGACAGATTCAGTTTGCATTTTGATGTACTCAGAACCTTTATCCATTGCCGCTAAAGAGCGTTTACAAACGTTGCGCGAGACCTCGGATGGATTTGTGATTGCGGAGCGTGATTTATCCTTGCGTGGACCGGGTGAGCTCTTGGGGGCAAAACAATCGGGCGATGCCATGTTGCGATTTGTGGATTTACAGCGCGATGCTTGGCTAATTGAATTGGCTCAGCGGGCTGCAGATCGCTTATTGGCAGAACATGCAGATATTGTGGGGCGACGCTTAGAGCGTTGGTTGGGTTCTCGCGCAGAGTTTCTAAAGGCATAA
- the queA gene encoding tRNA preQ1(34) S-adenosylmethionine ribosyltransferase-isomerase QueA produces the protein MRLSDFNYDLPAELIAQHPLANRTDSRLLEVKLNGVDRAKLTDLQFKEIINLIHPGDLLVFNDTKVILARLHGKKETGGNVEILIERIIGDKQAWVQIRASKVPKTDAIVHIHNAAGETFPVEMIGCDGRFYEVRFPENVFALLDRFGELPLPPYIEHQPDSEDAKRYQTVVAQNPGAVAAPTAGLHFDESMLKQLSDHGVKQATVTLHVGAGTFSPVREEDLSKHRMHSEWFSIPERTLQTISETKNQGGRIIAVGTTSLRALESQALTGQSSGETNLFITPGYSFKTVDCLLTNFHLPKSTLLMLVSAFAGMENIRAAYQHAIEQKYRFFSYGDAMFLCRLES, from the coding sequence ATGCGACTTTCTGACTTCAATTACGACCTTCCTGCCGAACTCATTGCCCAACATCCATTGGCCAATAGAACCGATAGTCGCCTCCTAGAGGTCAAGCTAAATGGTGTTGATCGTGCCAAGTTAACAGACCTCCAGTTTAAAGAGATTATTAACCTGATTCATCCTGGAGACCTTTTAGTCTTTAATGACACCAAGGTTATTCTAGCCCGGTTGCATGGCAAAAAAGAAACTGGCGGAAACGTTGAAATCTTGATTGAACGTATTATTGGAGATAAACAGGCTTGGGTACAAATTCGGGCATCCAAAGTCCCTAAAACAGATGCTATTGTTCATATCCACAATGCTGCTGGCGAGACCTTTCCAGTTGAAATGATTGGCTGTGACGGTCGTTTTTATGAGGTTCGTTTTCCTGAAAATGTGTTTGCATTGCTTGATCGCTTTGGTGAATTACCACTTCCCCCATACATTGAGCATCAGCCTGACAGCGAGGATGCCAAACGCTATCAAACGGTTGTTGCCCAAAATCCCGGTGCTGTTGCTGCGCCGACTGCAGGGTTGCACTTTGATGAATCCATGCTAAAGCAACTTAGCGACCATGGAGTGAAGCAAGCTACCGTAACCTTGCATGTCGGGGCTGGCACTTTCAGCCCCGTTCGCGAAGAAGACTTATCAAAACATCGGATGCACTCTGAATGGTTTTCCATTCCTGAGAGAACCCTTCAGACGATCTCGGAGACCAAAAATCAAGGCGGGAGAATTATTGCCGTAGGCACCACCAGCTTACGAGCCCTGGAAAGCCAAGCATTAACTGGTCAAAGTAGTGGCGAGACGAATCTCTTTATCACTCCTGGATATTCATTTAAAACGGTGGATTGCCTACTAACGAACTTTCATCTGCCAAAATCCACTTTATTAATGTTGGTCAGCGCATTTGCAGGCATGGAAAATATTCGTGCCGCTTATCAACATGCTATCGAACAGAAATATCGCTTCTTCAGTTACGGGGACGCCATGTTTCTTTGCCGACTTGAGAGTTGA